A stretch of Candidatus Acidulodesulfobacterium acidiphilum DNA encodes these proteins:
- the rnr gene encoding ribonuclease R codes for MKTVTRDDIIYLFSGKSDVPLSFADIKHGLNVKSAKNLYTVKKILDSMTADGDLIFTKGEKYIFSQKLNFIHGTVVLKKRNFAFVTDETGGGKDIFVKISDLAGAIPQDTVVMQIMPDSAYYLKKKQKNRNSETKRGRVVRIIKRNLKNIKAVVKVEKNIAVLTPLSPEFDDLFYFDMHKFKDKDKLKNGVIVNAVLSETDDFSSRIVSIDKILGDIEEKDAEEEIILNKYNIYKSFGEKALKELDEFSSDIEESDKKEKERLDLTALPFITVDGEDAKDFDDAVYLQSGGKSKTGAAKLYVAIADVSYFVKFGSAIDDEAFKRGNSTYFPGSVYPMLPEKLSNGLCSLLPEKKRFVMVCEMDIDLKKGIIKKKKIYKGVIKTFGRLTYNEVYNFLKALDENKNDILNEKLIPIKDMLVGMRNLSNILRNKRIKNGSLNFDPVKSKVELDENKEPISVVPEPRNFAYDLIEDFMITANCAVAEFIESKKIPSIYRVHERPDEDKVKDFFKMLKYFKISVPNVSMENPSDYQKMLDKIKGTPLSAFLEQAFLRSMKIAVYSQVNIRHFGLALSSYTHFTSPIRRYADLIIHRILAFIISNERNENKIPEWLNPEYLKSVSNAISRREKLSSDAEREYLDFKKMQFLKKHEQSLYEGFITNVVNFGFFVDIKGFFIQGFVHVSTIADDYYEYSDYSKILKGRHTRKIFKTGDGVLISVYSIDLLKREIDLRFVKFQK; via the coding sequence ATGAAAACCGTAACAAGAGACGATATAATCTATCTGTTTTCCGGAAAATCAGACGTTCCTCTTTCCTTTGCCGATATTAAACATGGTTTAAACGTTAAATCTGCAAAAAACCTTTATACTGTAAAAAAAATCCTCGATTCCATGACGGCGGACGGCGACTTAATTTTTACTAAAGGGGAAAAATATATATTTTCTCAAAAACTTAATTTTATACACGGCACTGTAGTATTAAAAAAACGAAATTTCGCATTCGTCACCGATGAAACCGGCGGTGGGAAAGATATTTTTGTTAAAATTTCCGATCTTGCCGGAGCTATTCCCCAGGATACCGTCGTTATGCAGATTATGCCGGATAGCGCTTACTATTTAAAGAAAAAGCAAAAAAATAGAAATTCCGAAACTAAACGCGGAAGGGTAGTTAGAATAATCAAAAGAAATTTAAAAAACATCAAAGCAGTCGTTAAGGTCGAAAAAAATATTGCAGTTTTGACGCCTTTATCCCCTGAGTTTGACGACTTATTTTATTTCGATATGCATAAATTTAAAGACAAGGATAAATTAAAAAACGGCGTTATCGTAAATGCGGTTTTGTCCGAAACGGACGATTTTTCGTCGCGTATAGTATCTATAGATAAAATTTTGGGCGATATTGAAGAAAAAGATGCCGAGGAAGAGATAATACTTAATAAATATAATATTTATAAATCTTTTGGAGAAAAAGCGTTAAAAGAATTAGACGAATTTTCTTCAGATATAGAAGAATCGGATAAGAAAGAAAAAGAAAGGCTTGATTTAACGGCATTGCCTTTTATTACCGTTGACGGTGAAGATGCGAAAGATTTCGACGATGCTGTTTATTTGCAGTCGGGAGGCAAATCGAAAACCGGTGCGGCAAAACTTTACGTGGCTATAGCCGACGTTTCTTATTTTGTAAAATTCGGCAGCGCAATAGACGATGAAGCTTTTAAGAGGGGCAATTCTACATATTTTCCCGGCAGCGTATATCCCATGCTTCCGGAAAAATTATCAAACGGATTGTGCAGTCTTCTGCCGGAAAAAAAGCGTTTTGTTATGGTTTGCGAAATGGATATAGACTTAAAGAAGGGTATTATTAAAAAGAAAAAAATATACAAAGGCGTTATAAAAACTTTCGGAAGGTTGACTTATAACGAAGTATATAATTTTCTTAAGGCGTTGGACGAAAATAAAAATGATATTTTAAACGAAAAACTAATACCTATAAAAGATATGCTTGTCGGTATGAGAAACCTTTCCAATATATTACGGAATAAGAGAATCAAAAACGGCAGCTTAAATTTTGACCCCGTAAAAAGCAAAGTGGAGCTTGACGAAAATAAAGAACCTATAAGCGTGGTTCCGGAGCCGAGAAATTTTGCCTATGATTTAATAGAAGATTTCATGATAACCGCGAACTGCGCCGTTGCCGAATTTATCGAATCGAAAAAAATACCTTCGATATACAGGGTGCATGAAAGACCCGACGAAGACAAGGTAAAAGATTTTTTTAAAATGTTAAAATATTTTAAAATTTCCGTTCCAAACGTTTCAATGGAAAATCCTTCCGATTACCAAAAAATGCTCGATAAAATAAAAGGAACGCCGCTTTCGGCTTTTCTTGAACAGGCATTTTTAAGGTCTATGAAAATAGCGGTTTATTCGCAGGTAAATATACGCCATTTCGGTCTTGCTTTGTCGTCTTACACGCATTTTACTTCGCCGATAAGAAGATATGCCGACCTTATAATACATAGAATACTTGCGTTTATAATTAGCAATGAAAGAAACGAAAATAAAATTCCGGAATGGTTAAATCCTGAATATTTAAAATCGGTTTCAAACGCAATTTCCAGAAGGGAAAAGCTTTCCTCAGACGCAGAAAGGGAATATTTAGACTTTAAAAAGATGCAGTTTTTAAAGAAACACGAACAGTCTCTTTATGAAGGTTTTATTACCAACGTCGTGAATTTTGGTTTTTTCGTCGATATTAAAGGATTTTTTATACAGGGATTCGTGCATGTTTCAACGATAGCGGACGATTATTATGAATACAGCGATTACTCTAAAATTCTTAAGGGAAGGCATACAAGAAAAATATTTAAGACTGGGGACGGAGTTTTGATTAGCGTTTATTCCATAGACCTTCTTAAAAGAGAAATAGACCTTAGATTCGTTAAATTTCAAAAATGA